Proteins encoded in a region of the Eretmochelys imbricata isolate rEreImb1 chromosome 10, rEreImb1.hap1, whole genome shotgun sequence genome:
- the SLC24A1 gene encoding sodium/potassium/calcium exchanger 1, translating to MHLPLRRRLQRNRVLFLLSMVLAFSIYQLLCGPKIRSAPWTASQPEDQVKVTTRDLSSNKAAAVDNGTTVSKIRHCVYVDPTPTVPITSSVNATPPLGSVNLSHLDEEGSYPTPPSHGEYPQDLFSLEERRKGWVILHIFGMMYVFVALAIVCDEYFVPALDVITEKLQISDDVAGATFMAAGGSAPELFTSLIGVFISHSNVGIGTIVGSAVFNILFVIGTCALFSREILHLTWWPLFRDVSFYILDLLMLILFFLDSFIVWWESILLLSAYALYVLTMKWNVYLEQWVKELVNKTRSTVKAATSEDTRKVSNGSVARGGAKHSDDSKRPELVPPFQRGGSAASLHNSHLRTTICQLMIHTLDPLAEAKFKDKLDVMSNLATSKLGSQVRQGVKPEAENKAEAELATIVQATPVSDSNLSRDNEKQDLCPGGQEHTDSLDIEGSSSEEEEDCDDESEDEDEEEENDEPLSLKWPETRRKQAIYLFLLPIVFPLWLTVPDVRNPRSRNFFAITFLGAIVWIAAFSYLMVWWAHQVGETIGISEEIMGLTILAAGTSIPDLITSVIVARKGLGDMAVSSSVGSNIFDITVGLPVPWFLYSVFNGLSSVAVSSNGLFCAIVLLFLMLLFVITSIALSKWKMNKLLGLTMFALYFVFLIISVMLEDRIITCPISV from the exons ATGCATTTACCACTGAGGAGAAGGCTTCAGAGGAACCGGGTTCTTTTCCTACTGTCCATGGTATTGGCTTTTTCCATCTATCAGCTTCTCTGTGGCCCTAAAATTCGTTCAGCACCTTGGACAGCATCTCAGCCTGAGGACCAAGTGAAAGTGACCACCAGGGACCTTTCCAGCAACAAGGCCGCTGCAGTGGACAATGGGACAACAGTATCCAAGATAAGGCATTGTGTATATGTGGACCCTACACCAACTGTGCCCATCACATCATCAGTAAATGCAACCCCACCCCTAGGAAGTGTCAATCTGAGCCACCTGGATGAAGAGGGAAGTTACCCAACACCACCCTCCCATGGAGAATACCCTCAAGACCTTTTTAGCTTGGAGGAGCGCAGGAAAGGGTGGGTCATACTTCACATCTTTGGCATGATGTATGTGTTTGTGGCCTTGGCCATAGTGTGTGATGAATATTTTGTCCCCGCCTTGGATGTAATCACGGAGAAGTTGCAAATCTCCGATGATGTGGCAGGGGCCACCTTCATGGCAGCAGGCGGATCAGCACCAGAACTCTTCACCTCTCTCATAGGTGTCTTCATCTCACATAGCAACGTGGGCATTGGCACCATTGTAGGCTCAGCAGTGTTTAATATTCTTTTTGTCATTGGCACCTGTGCCCTTTTCTCGAGGGAGATACTCCACCTGACCTGGTGGCCCTTGTTTAGAGACGTCTCATTCTACATTCTAGACTTACTGATGCTCATCCTGTTTTTCTTAGACAGCTTCATTGTTTGGTGGGAAAGCATCCTTTTGTTGAGTGCCTACGCCCTCTATGTGCTCACCATGAAATGGAACGTTTACTTAGAACAATGGGTGAAGGAACTGGTGAACAAGACAAGAAGTACTGTGAAGGCGGCCACTTCTGAAGACACAAGGAAGGTTA GCAATGGGTCAGTTGCAAGGGGTGGAGCAAAGCACTCAGATGACAGCAAGAGACCAGAG CTCGTGCCACCCTTCCAGCGAGGAGGCAGCGCCGCATCTCTACACAACAGCCACCTGCGCACCACCATCTGCCAGCTCATGATCCACACCCTGGACCCCCTGGCCGAAG CAAAGTTTAAAGACAAGCTTGACGTCATGAGCAATTTGGCCACGAGCAAACTAGGCTCTCAGGTCAGACAAGGAGTGAAACCGGAAG CAGAGAACAAAGCAGAAGCAGAATTAGCAACCATTGTTCAAGCCACACCTGTCAGCGACTCCAACCTCAGC CGGGATAATGAAAAACAAGATCTCTGCCCTGGGGGACAGGAACACACTGA CTCTCTGGATATAGAAGGCAGCAgctctgaggaggaggaagattgtGATGATGAGAGTGAGGatgaagatgaggaggaagaaaatGACGAGCCATTATCCCTCAAATGGCCAGAGACCAGGAGAAAACAAGCGATTTACCTTTTCCTCCTGCCCATTGTGTTCCCTCTCTGGCTCACAGTGCCCGATGTTAGGAACCCA AGGTCTAGAAACTTCTTTGCCATCACATTTCTAGGAGCCATCGTCTGGATTGCAGCATTCTCCTACCTCATGGTGTGGTGGGCACATCAG GTTGGAGAAACCATTGGGATTTCGGAGGAAATTATGGGTTTAACAATCCTGGCAGCAGGGACTTCAATCCCTGACCTCATCACAAGCGTTATTGTTGCACGTAAAGGCCTGGGTGACATGGCTGTCTCCAGCTCTGTGGGCAGCAACATCTTTGATATCACTGTTGG TTTGCCAGTTCCTTGGTTCCTTTATTCGGTCTTCAATGGACTCAGCTCAGTTGCTGTCAGTAGTAATGGTTTGTTTTGTGCAATTGTTCTGCTTTTTCTCATGCTCCTGTTTGTGATCACCTCGATTGCTCTATCTAAATGGAAAATGAACAAACTGTTGGGGCTCACCATGTTTGCTCTTTACTTTGTATTTTTGATTATCAGTGTGATGCTAGAAGATAGAATCATAACCTGCCCAATATCTGTGTGA